One genomic window of Manihot esculenta cultivar AM560-2 chromosome 16, M.esculenta_v8, whole genome shotgun sequence includes the following:
- the LOC110604018 gene encoding 14 kDa proline-rich protein DC2.15 codes for MASKKLSACILILSLLSFSAFSNANCDPCKHKPTPSPAPATCPRDTLKLGVCVDLLGLVHVVVGSPPSGDKCCAVLEGLADLEAALCLCTAIKASVLGINLNVPVALSLLLSACGKSIPPGFQCA; via the coding sequence ATGGCTTCCAAGAAACTTTCCGCCTGcattttgatcctttctctcCTTTCCTTCTCAGCATTCTCTAATGCTAATTGCGATCCTTGCAAGCACAAGCCGACGCCTTCTCCTGCACCAGCAACTTGCCCCAGAGATACACTAAAGCTTGGGGTTTGCGTAGACCTGCTTGGGCTTGTTCACGTTGTCGTTGGAAGTCCACCTTCTGGGGACAAGTGCTGTGCTGTGCTTGAAGGCTTGGCTGACTTAGAAGCTGCTCTTTGTCTATGCACTGCCATTAAAGCTAGTGTGCTTGGTATCAACTTGAATGTGCCTGTTGCACTTAGCTTGCTTCTCAGTGCATGTGGCAAATCTATTCCTCCTGGCTTCCAAtgtgcatga
- the LOC110604017 gene encoding vesicle-associated membrane protein 711, whose amino-acid sequence MAILFALVARGSVVLAEFTATATNASAIARQILEKIPGDNDSHVSYSQDRYIFHVKRTDGLTVLCMADDTAGRRIPFAFLEDIHQRFVRTYGRAVHSAQAYAMNDEFSRVLSQQIEYYSNDPNADRINRLKGEMTQVRNVMIENIDKVLERGDRLELLVDKTANMQGNTFRFRKQARRFRNTVWWRNVKLTVALIVLLLVIVYVVLAFVCHGLTLPTCL is encoded by the exons ATGGCGATCCTTTTCGCGCTTGTGGCCAGGGGATCGGTGGTTCTGGCGGAGTTTACTGCGACGGCGACTAACGCCAGCGCCATAGCCAGGCAGATACTGGAGAAGATACCAGGCGATAATGACAGCCATGTCTCTTATTCTCAAGATCGTTATATATTTCACGTCAAACGTACCGATGGCCTCACTGTCCTCTGTATGGCCGACGACACCGCTGGAA GAAGAATACCTTTTGCGTTTCTTGAAGACATTCATCAGAGATTTGTGAGAACTTATGGCCGTGCTGTCCATTCAGCCCAGGCGTATGCCATGAATGATGAATTTTCAAGGGTTTTGAGCCAACAAATAGAGTATTACTCAAATGATCCAAATGCAGACAGGATAAATAGACTAAAAGGTGAAATGACTCAG GTGAGAAATGTCATGATTGAGAATATTGACAAAGTTTTAGAAAGAGGAGATCGTTTGGAATTGCTGGTTGATAAAACTGCTAATATGCAAGGGAACACCTTCCGTTTCAGAAAGCAAGCTCGTCGTTTCAGAAACACAGTATGGTGGAGAAACGTCAAGCTCAC GGTTGCCTTGATAGTCCTCCTCTTAGTGATTGTCTACGTTGTACTGGCCTTTGTGTGCCATGGACTTACACTACCCACCTGTCTGTAG
- the LOC110604074 gene encoding protein FAR1-RELATED SEQUENCE 6: MEEVCLNSEPVFDEGDDYEVEEDCSAEEHENETGERYLKKEPLPPTVGLEFDSFDEAYDFYNVYAKEQGFGIRVSNSWFRSKRKERYRAKLSCSSAGFKKKSEANNPRPETRTGCPAMIVIRLVDSKRWRIVEVELQHNHPVNPQIKRFYKSHKKMIIAAQKAQPPPEPVTEVHTIKLYRTALPDAGGDGYSNFDKRDGANLVDHSKHLKLKEGDAHAVYNYFCRMKLTSPNFFYLMDLDDDGCLRNVFWADARSRAAYGYFHDTVAIDTTCLANKYEIPLISFVGVNHHGQPSLLGCGFLGHESVEYFVWIFKAWLKCMQGRPPQVIITDQCKPLQSAVSEVFPEARHCYCLLYIMQKVPERLGGLKGFEAIKRQLNKAVYNSLKIAEFETSWADMIRQHGLANNKWLQTLYEERQRWVPVYLKDIFFAGMIRLQENEGSNAFFDGYVHKHTSFKEFVDKYDLALHRKHLKEAIADLESRNSNFELKTKCNFEAQLSKVYTKEIFKKFQSEVEGVYSCFNTRQVSVNGPIVTYIVKERVEMEGSEKEVRHFEVLYETSQVDIRCICSLFNYKGYLCRHALNVLNYNGVEEIPARYVLPRWSKDFKLKCSPDHVSSNIDVYNPIYWQIHPYKAAIPIVEGGAQSPEHYKIALQELDDLLNKLNLVDN; encoded by the coding sequence ATGGAAGAAGTTTGTCTCAACAGTGAGCCAGTTTTTGATGAAGGCGATGACTATGAGGTTGAGGAAGATTGTAGTGCAGAGGAACATGAGAATGAAACTGGTGAAAGATATTTAAAGAAAGAACCCCTACCACCTACTGTGGGTTTGGAGTTTGATTCTTTTGATGAAgcttatgatttttataatgtCTATGCCAAGGAACAAGGGTTTGGCATCAGAGTGAGCAATTCATGGTTTAGATCTAAGAGAAAGGAACGGTACAGAGCAAAACTTAGTTGCAGCAGTGCAGGTTTTAAGAAAAAGAGTGAAGCAAATAATCCACGACCAGAAACAAGAACTGGCTGTCCTGCAATGATAGTTATTAGGCTTGTGGACTCAAAAAGGTGGAGAATAGTTGAAGTTGAGCTTCAACACAACCATCCAGTGAACCCCCAAATTAAACGGTTTTATAAGTCACATAAAAAAATGATTATTGCAGCTCAGAAAGCCCAACCACCTCCAGAGCCTGTCACAGAAGTACACACCATCAAGTTGTATCGAACAGCTCTCCCAGATGCTGGTGGTGATGGATACTCAAATTTTGATAAAAGAGACGGTGCTAATCTTGTTGATCATTCTAAACACTTGAAACTTAAGGAAGGAGATGCACATGCAGTATATAACTACTTTTGTCGCATGAAGTTGACAAGTCCAAACTTCTTTTACTTGATGGATCTGGATGATGATGGGTGCTTGAGGAATGTGTTCTGGGCTGATGCTAGATCCAGGGCTGCATATGGATATTTTCATGATACAGTTGCAATTGATACAACATGCTTAGCAAACAAATATGAGATCCCTCTGATTTCATTTGTTGGTGTGAACCACCATGGGCAGCCATCATTATTGGGCTGTGGCTTTCTTGGACATGAATCAGTAGAATATTTTGTTTGGATTTTCAAGGCATGGCTAAAATGCATGCAAGGGCGTCCTCCACAGGTGATCATTACTGACCAGTGTAAACCCTTGCAAAGCGCAGTGTCTGAGGTCTTCCCTGAAGCCCGCCATTGTTATTGTCTCTTGTATATTATGCAGAAGGTTCCAGAGAGGTTGGGAGGGTTGAAGGGATTTGAAGCCATCAAAAGACAATTGAACAAAGCTGTCTATAATTCTTTGAAGATAGCCGAGTTTGAAACTTCTTGGGCTGACATGATCAGGCAGCATGGACTGGCCAATAATAAATGGCTACAAACATTATATGAAGAGAGGCAACGGTGGGTTCCAGTTTATTTAAAGGACATATTTTTTGCAGGAATGATTCGTTTACAAGAAAATGAGGGGTCAAATGCTTTTTTTGATGGTTatgtacataaacatacatcTTTTAAGGAATTTGTTGATAAGTATGATCTAGCACTACACAGGAAACACCTTAAAGAAGCCATTGCAGATCTGGAGTCGAGAAACTCAAACTTTGAATTGAAAACAAAATGCAATTTTGAGGCACAGCTTTCTAAAGTGTATACAAAAGAAATTTTTAAGAAGTTTCAGTCTGAGGTTGAAGGAGTGTACTCTTGCTTCAACACAAGGCAGGTTAGTGTTAATGGTCCAATAGTTACCTACATAGTTAAAGAACGAGTAGAAATGGAGGGAAGTGAGAAGGAGGTTAGGCATTTTGAGGTTCTATATGAGACAAGCCAAGTGGATATTCGATGCATATGCAGCTTGTTCAATTACAAAGGTTATTTATGCAGGCATGCTTTAAATGTTCTTAATTATAATGGGGTGGAAGAAATCCCTGCTCGCTACGTCTTGCCACGTTGGAGTAAGGATTTCAAGCTCAAGTGTTCGCCAGATCATGTTTCCAGTAATATTGATGTGTATAACCCAATTTACTGGCAGATTCATCCTTATAAAGCGGCCATTCCGATTGTGGAAGGAGGAGCACAATCACCGGAACATTATAAGATTGCATTGCAAGAATTGGATGACttgttgaataaattaaatcttgTAGACAACTAG